The nucleotide window TCCATTGTCAGCACATCCGTCCATTGAAGTGATGTAATGGTCTGGTACTAGGAGGGAAGAGGAGTCCAGACCCCATGGCATTAAGAACAGACAGGCGTGACAGAGTGAGCTAGCATCATCACCTTTCAGTGGAATAACAACCTTAAATCAACATGGTAAGAGCAATACTGTTAGTATTTTGTTAGCAGGATATGCACTTTTACTATAGTATATGATGTATTTACTACTATTTATTATTTTCACAATGACTGTAGTAGTGGCATGTTTCACAATACTGATATGTGTTTGTTGTGGTAGATACTCTCAAGTGAAAAGATAGCTGCCAGTGTCATACTCCTACTGGGTATCATGGGTGTCACCTCAGCCAATGAAGGTATGTTTTGGTTGGTAGGCTATGGAATATAGGGGAATCATTTAGGATAATGATTATTTCTTTGTAATTATTTCTTTACTAAACAACAATTGTTATTGGGAAAATCCCAAATAGTAAATCCTATAGCTCAtatcagtatgaaaaaaaatatatgcactcactaactgtaagtcgctctggataagagcgtctgctaaaatgtaaatgtaaatatcatgTGTGCATACCTAAAGTAAAAAATTCCTTATTAACTCATGTTTTAACATGTTGCACTTCTCAGAGAGAAGTCATACTCAGATTGCTCTCATGCAAAGCTGTTTTATACTGTTGTGACGGCAGTACAACATCTAGTGACCGTAAAGTGGTTTGGACCTCTTGGTTGAACGATTTAAGGTGTTGGACTGACAGTCACAGGAACCCGGGTTCAATTCCCAGTCAGACCACCGTTAATGTGCTACAATACTGTTGTGTCATCTTCACCAGTGACTGCTTTAATAgacagttgatgttgttgtttACAGTTGGCCTGGGCGGAAAGGTGCTGGTCTTCCCGTACGAGACGGACTTCAGCTTCGTGGCGCTCATCCCCCAAAAGGAGATGGACCTGCGGGCGTTCACTCTGTGCATGCGCGTGGCCACCGAGCTGGAGGGCGAGCGGCAGATCATCCTGTTCGCCTACCGCACGCCCGACTACGACGAGCTCAACGTGTGGCGCGAGAAAGACGGCCGCATCGCCTTCTACCTGAGTGGCGACGGTGCCTTCTTCCACCTGCCACCCATCACCACCTTCAGAACGAGTCTCTGCCTCACCTGGGAGTCCCGTACGGGGCTGGCCGCCTTCTGGGTGGACGGCCGCCGCAGCACCTACCAGGTGTACAAGCCGGGTCACACCATTCGGCCCAAGGGGACCGTCCTCCTTGGGCAAGACCCGGACAAACACCTGGGAGACCTGGAGGCGGTGCAAAGCTTTGTGGGGGAGGTGACCGACCTCAACATGTGGGACTATGTGCTGCCCAGAAGCCAGATCCAAGCCCTGCATTACGAACATAAGATCATTAAGGGAAACATCTTTGACTGGGCCACCATCGAGTACCAGCTGAACGGGAatgtgatggtggtggatgatgACTGACTCGGAGTGGAGTCGCGAGCGGACGTGGATGTGACCCATTTGGGTGTCTGTGCTGGACTGCTGCTGACCTTTTTGTTTAGTTTGGTCTTCTAGATTTAGTCACTTGCATGCCTTATGTAGCCAGTTAACTATATTCACTCACAAAATACCAGTGGTTCATAAGAAAAGATGGACATTCATTTTGTGATGTTTAAATAGTCTATGCAGAAAGATCAGAACCAGTTGATTCCAAAAGGTCCTTCATCAGACAGGCACATGTATGTAACACAATTCTTCTTTAGAACTAACTATTTAGGATAGATACAGTATGTCCACTCACCTAATGCATGGATGGTGAGGTTAACTATATTTTATTAGCATTCCAGCAGTTTTTATGTTAATTTATTAAGGAGTTTATTAGTCTCCTCTTGGTAATTATCATGAATGTTCAGGACAAATTTCATACAATATGCAATTTAATCTGTTATTTAGTTACAGAGCTAATTTATTTGTTGCTCTCAGCATGATTTTCTTTTTTATGTGGCCTCATATGCAAGGCTTCTAGGGACTTTTATACAATTGTCACGCGGCTGGTGAGCCCTAATTTCAATGGAATGTATTGTTGATGTACCAGATTTAACCACAAGGTGGCAGTATATGCTAGTTTCTTTATTCAGTGAGCGTCAAACAAGACATTGCTTGATCATACATGGTGTGGCATTCTTGTGCTCAAGATTTCAATTGCTTTTGTTCCCGCTAATGGCTCAATTGAAACTGGTAACATTAGACCTGTAATGTTAAAGTCATGCATGTCCTTCAAATTCTTTGATATTGATTTTATTCATAAAAGTTAACAATAATGTTAGCCCTATTTTGGCAATTGTTTATGGAAAACAGGATGAGTAAACGAGAGTCAAAGGAGGTGAATGAAAGCGTGAAAGAGAAGGATGATTCATTATTTCTATACTTAATAATTTAACTGCGCTTTCAGACAAACAGCAATTATGATGTTTAAAAGCCATTGCCATAATGTTGCCTTTGGTTAGCACACTCTCTCTCATAAATGTACCATGTTTAAACTGATGTAAGAATGCTTTTGGGTCTGAAATCAAATCTTGGCATGTGCATAACTAAAAGTGTGTGTTATTAAAGAGAAAATAGGTCTTTGAACTTTTTGAGTATCCTCTTTTTGTAGTATGCCTACAATTGCTGGTGAGACCTTCAAAATGTAAATTAATGGTGGTATAGTGTGCCATTGTTTTCacttgaattatttttttaaattgttgTTCTAAAATGAAATGGCCATTTGTTCATGTGTAAtaacctacactaccggtcaaaagttttagtagAATAataattttagaataatagtgaagacatcaaaactatgaaataacacatatggaatcatgtagtaaccaaaaaagtgttcaacaaatcaaaatatattttatattttatattctttaaatagccacccctttgccttgatgatagcattgcacacgcttggcattctctcaaccagcttcatgaggtagtcacctggaatgcatttcaattaacaggtgtgccttcttaaaacttaatttgtggaatttatttccttcttaatgcgtttgagccaatcagttgtgttgtgacaaggtaggggggtatacagaagatagccctatttggtaaaagaccaagtccatattatggcaagaacagctcaaataatcaaagagaaatgacagtccatcattactttaagacatgaaggtcagtcaatacggaacatttcaagaactttgaaagtttcttcaagtgcagtcgtaaaaaccatcaagcgctatgatgaaactggctctcatgaggaccgccacaggaatggaagacccagagttacctctgctgcagaggataagttcattagagttaccagcctcagaagttgcagcccaaataaatgcttcacagagttcaagtcacagacacatctcaacatcaactgttcagaggagactgtgtgaatcaggccttcatggtcgaattgttgcaaagaaaccactactaaaggacaccaataagaagaagagacttgcttgggccaagaaacacaagcaaaggacattagaccggtggaaatttgtccttcggtctggagtccaaattggagatttttggttccaactgccgtgtctttgtgagacacagtgtgggtgaacggatgatctccgcatgtgtatttcccaccgtaaagcatggaggaggatgtgttattgtgtgggggtgctttgctggtgacactgtctgtgatttatttaaaattcaaggcacacttaaccagcatgtctaccacagcattctgcagcgatacgccatcccatctggtttgggcttagtgggactatcatttgtttttcaacaggacaatgacccaacacacctccgggctgtgtaagggtttttttaccaagaaggaaagtgatggagtgctgcatcagatgacctggcctccacaatcccccgaccttaaccagattgagatggtttgggatgagtcggaccgcagagtgaaggaaaagcagccaacaagtgctcagcatatgtgggaattccttcaagactgttggagaagcatttcaggtgaagctggttgagagaatgccaagagtgtgcaaagctgtcatcaagacaaagggtggctatttgaagaatctctcaaataaaatatatttagatttgtttaacatttcttggttactacatgattccatatgtgttaattcatagttttgatgtcttcactattattctacaatgtagaaaatagtaaaaaaaacaaagaagaacccttgaatgagtaggtgttctaaatcttttgacaggtagtgtatatGTTGTATATGTTGTGAATGATCTCACTCAAAAGGAACAACACCACATAAACAGTATATTGTTCACTGCGCCAATAATGAAGTGTAGGGTGTAGTCCTGATAACATTGACCCTTGAAAGAACCCacagggcacagacgtcaattcaacgtatattccatgttggttcaacgtaatttcattgaaatgacgtggaaacaacattcattcaaccagtgtgtgcccagtgggaaagcATGTGTCCTTATTAGCCGCCATGTACTGTAGCACTGTAGTAGTTAGCCTGTTGTTCTTATATTGTGGCACTATGAACCcgttctccctcccccctccatcttGACCTCCTTGGAGAGGAAGGAGAAGTTTCCAGTGAACACACAGCCTAGGCCCCCCAGAGGGTGGGAAAGCGCGGCGttccgagtgtgtgtgtgtttcttcggACCCAATCCCCCGTCGGCTCTCTCAGCAGCAGCAGCTAAATAAGGAAGGGAGGGCGAATGAGTTCTGACTGCGGGTCAGCAGCCAAATGTTCCACCTTCTTGAATGTTGCAATGCATCAATCGCGCTGCCCACTCACTGTGTGGTAACACCTTTGTGGACCATCTGCCCAGGCAGGCTCCTCAGCCCTCTTGTTTCAACCACACAtttctgtttctcctctcctcctttctatcCTCTCGCATCCATGCCCAAGAGGAGTGCTAGCTGCCTTCCAGCCTAGACACGCGCGCATAACACCCCCCCCCCgtcacactacacactacaccctcaACCCGTACACACCATATCACCATATCCTCTTTACTTTTACTTATGGTAGATTAACTTTCAAGTTTAGTCAGGTTTTTGAACTTTTTGAGATCGGATGAACTATGAATGAACTATGAATACATCCCATATTGCAGTAGACTATAGATTAGTGAGTAGGAATATTTTGGAATATTTCTGAACAAATAATTATATTGGCCTATTTTGTACTGAAGTGAAGGTTCAGTACAAAATGGTCAAATTTGTGTGTTTTTGATTGCAGTATATTTAATATTTTCCATACTAAGAATAGACTTTAGTGCCAAAAATACCATTGGAACCCTTTATACACAATCAACTATCAGCATATTTGTTTCAAACATTATTTTATAGGATTATATACAACCTGGTTTTAGTTTAGTTTAATAATTCaaccatttaaaaaaacaagcacacataaaacttgagtaaaatcattgaggataacacacaataatatctgggacttatttccattgtggtcctcttgaaaCAAGATGGCTAGGCAAGATCGAACATGGTTGAACACAGTATGAGAACAGTTTTAGTCATATAGTGATGTTTTTCACACCAAAAAACATCACAAATTGATGTAAAAAGTCCCATATTGATGTTTTGATCCACTCTGAATTTTTAAACAACAATACAGAACATTTTACCTTAAAGTTAGGTTTACTTACAACACCTAAACATTTATTGTAGAGCCCTTTTCACCTCTTTATGGCTAACTAGTGAAACAGTAGGCCTCTAATTACTTGCTCGCTGTCCTTTGAATGGGGTCTACAGCGTGTATTATACAACTGAGCAAACAGTTGCGGGGCGCCTTGTCCTGCtcgcagagatagagagagccagCAGCAGCGGCCTGTGAGATCTGCATAGTCGCCAATGGTTGGGCCATCTGAGACGGTGCGGTGCGATGTGGTGCATGCAGCGCGCTGCTCGTCCCTGCGTGTGTGAGCTGGTGAAATGTCTTCCACACGAGAGGACATAGACGGCGTGAGGGAGGCCCGCATGAGCCGGTGGGGAAGACAGAAGGAGGCCCGTTCTGGATTCCTTCGAGCAACTCCAAATAGATTTCCAGGCAAAACATATTTGCATACGCAAGACAGTGCCACGAGCTATCCGGGTGAGCTCTGGCATGTGTCCATTGAACAGATGGAATTTTTTAAAGAGATTTCTTGCAGAAATGTTCATTTCATTAAAATGTGGACGTTCAACCTGCTTTTGTCCTCAGAAAACAACTACTGTTTAATCTTAACAAGACATACAGTATAAGGTCCATTATTCTTTGAAGAAATATGAAAAAGTATTACCAGCTAATTGTATTAAATTGTACATGCATTGGTTGGCGACTGTGTGTGAATTATGATTATTATGCATAATGATGCTAAAACATGGAAATGTGCATTGAAGAGAAGTGTGTCTGGTGTTTAATCCAATACAGTAATAAGCACATATC belongs to Coregonus clupeaformis isolate EN_2021a chromosome 1, ASM2061545v1, whole genome shotgun sequence and includes:
- the crp1 gene encoding pentraxin fusion protein — its product is MILSSEKIAASVILLLGIMGVTSANEVGLGGKVLVFPYETDFSFVALIPQKEMDLRAFTLCMRVATELEGERQIILFAYRTPDYDELNVWREKDGRIAFYLSGDGAFFHLPPITTFRTSLCLTWESRTGLAAFWVDGRRSTYQVYKPGHTIRPKGTVLLGQDPDKHLGDLEAVQSFVGEVTDLNMWDYVLPRSQIQALHYEHKIIKGNIFDWATIEYQLNGNVMVVDDD